One genomic region from Amphiprion ocellaris isolate individual 3 ecotype Okinawa chromosome 20, ASM2253959v1, whole genome shotgun sequence encodes:
- the rpusd2 gene encoding RNA pseudouridylate synthase domain-containing protein 2 encodes MHVSVSARGLRSLLLCITKVSRRVAQFTSVCNVSTFRSFHLNSLRCQKSSLTMEQAANDSGTPAGVNTPVSVEETATKDATETGKRKNDEPDEAEKSGRGKRRRGAGGKKLRPGERYVPPPQKRNPGVSFSQEHFDETSYYFESGLRKVYPYYFDFKTYCKGRWIGKTLLDVFNSEFRAESIEYYQMAAKEGRIKLNETPVEDLSVVLRNNDHMRNTVHRHEPPVVGRPLEVLVDDGEVLVVDKPASIPVHPCGRFRHNTVIFILGKERGISELHTVHRLDRLTSGVLLFARTLEKSKQLDQLVRDRQLEKEYVCRVDGEFPEGELICEEPILVVSFKIGLCRVDPKGKECRTVFQRLSFNGKTSVVRCLPLTGRTHQIRVHLQYLGFPIVNDPIYGASAWGPHRGKGGHIGKSDEELLQALVQEHQNLHLLDITDDCTGVGQEAKKKIKISEKMDKSGRTAEPDESGESCQTQVDKKFDCTETTNINAKNASLTESQNPLSTNSNGNQTEAADSTRKTPQGTQDHLCSECKLVRPDPTEKELIMYLHALRYKGPDFEYSTSLPDWAKEDWVDAE; translated from the exons ATGCACGTGAGTGTGTCGGCTAGAGGTTTACGGTCTTTATTGTTGTGTATAACTAAAGTTAGCAGACGTGTAGCTCAATTTACTTCGGTTTGCAACGTAAGTACATTTCGGAGCTTTCATTTGAACTCACTGCGGTGTCAGAAGAGCAGCTTGACGATGGAGCAAGCAGCTAACGACTCAGGAACACCGGCGGGCGTAAACACACCGGTGTCAGTGGAGGAAACCGCGACGAAAGACGCAACAGAAACTGGCAAACGCAAAAACGACGAGCCGGACGAAGCGGAGAAAAGTGGCCGAGGTAAGAGGCGGAGAGGAGCGGGAGGGAAGAAGCTCCGTCCGGGGGAGAGATACGTACCCCCGCCGCAGAAACGCAACCCGGGTGTCAGCTTCAGCCAGGAGCATTTCGACGAGACGTCTTACTACTTCGAGAGTGGGCTTCGTAAGGTGTATCCGTATTACTTTGACTTTAAGACCTACTGTAAAGGTCGGTGGATTGGAAAGACTCTTCTGGATGTGTTTAACAGTGAGTTCAGAGCCGAGTCCATTGAGTATTATCAGATGGCCGCCAAAGAGGGTCGCATCAAGCTCAACGAGACACCTGTGGAGGATCTGTCTGTGGTGCTCAGG AATAACGACCACATGAGGAACACTGTGCACCGCCATGAGCCACCTGTAGTTGGCAGACCACTGGAGGTTCTGGTGGATGATGGTGAAGTACTTGTGGTCGACAAGCCTGCCTCCATCCCCGTCCACCCCTGTGGCCGTTTCCGTCACAACACGGTGATTTTCATTCTGGGAAAAGAGCGGGGCATCTCGGAGCTTCATACAGTCCACAGGCTGGACAGGCTCACCTCTGGAGTGCTGCTGTTTGCCCGGACGCTGGAGAAATCGAAGCAACTGGACCAGttggtgagagacagacag CTTGAAAAGGAGTATGTGTGCCGAGTGGACGGGGAGTTTCCAGAGGGTGAACTGATCTGCGAGGAGCCCATCCTGGTTGTCTCCTTTAAAATCGGCCTCTGTCGAGTTGACCCGAAGGGTAAGGAGTGCCGAACCGTCTTTCAAAGGCTCAGCTTTAACGGAAAAACAAGTGTGGTCCGCTGTTTACCCCTCACTGGCCGCACGCACCAGATCAGAGTCCACCTTCAGTACCTGGGCTTTCCCATCGTCAATGATCCCATCTACGGAGCCTCAGCATGGGGTCCTCACAGGGGGAAAGGGGGACATATAGGGAAGAGCGacgaggagctgctgcaggccCTGGTACAGGAACATCAAAATCTGCACCTGCTAGATATTACAGATGACTGCACTGGAGTCGGACAAGAAGCCAAGAAGAAAATCAAGATATCTGAGAAAATGGACAAGTCAGGTAGAACCGCTGAACCTGATGAGAGTGGAGAAAGTTGTCAGACACAAGTAGACAAAAAGTTTGATTGCACTGAGACAACAAACATAAATGCTAAGAATGCCTCACTCACAGAATCTCAGAACCCTCTATCAACTAATTCAAATGGAAATCAAACAGAGGCAGCTGATTCTACTCGGAAAACTCCTCAGGGGACTCAAGACCACCTGTGTAGTGAATGTAAACTGGTGCGACCAGACCCCACAGAGAAGGAGCTCATTATGTATCTCCATGCTTTACGGTACAAAGGGCCTGACTTTGAATATTCCACTAGTTTACCAGATTGGGCCAAAGAAGACTGGGTCGACGCTGAATAG